ACTGGCCCGGCTGACCGACGGCGAGATTGCGGTGCGTAACTCACGCGACCCGGGCGGCCCCGCGCTGGTCTTCACCCCGCGCGAGATCACGGCGATGTTCGCCGGCGTACGCGACGGCGAGTTCGACCACTTGGTCGACTAGCACCGCCCGGACGGGACATGGACCGGTAACGGCGCCGTCACGTACGCTAGCCGCCATCCCGTCGATCTCAGCCGCGGACGCTCGCCCAACCCGAGGAACGATATGACCTCCCCCGACGTCGGTCCTACGGCACGACGCATCGTCGTGGGCGCGCACCTGCGCCGCCTGCGTGAGGCGGCGGGGGTGTCCAGAGAGGACGCGGGCTACCACGTTCGTGGCTCGGCGTCGAAGATCTCCCGGATGGAGCTGGGCCGGGTCAGCTTCAAGGAACGCGACGTAGCCGACCTGCTCACCCTCTACGGCGTCGCCGAGGAGTCCCAGCGCGAGCCGTTGCTGTCACTGGCGCGTGATTCGCGGTCCGACGGCTGGTGGCACCGTTACGACGACGTGCTGGAGAGCTGGTTCGGCACCTACGTCGGTCTCGAGGAGGCGGCGTCGACGATCCGGGCGTACCAGGTGCAATTCGTTCCTGGTTTGCTCCAGACGGCCGACTACACGCGCGGTGTCGTGGTGTCCGGGCTGCCCGACACGCCGGCAGCCGAAGTGGACCGGCGGGTGAAGCTGCGGCTCGAACGGCAGCGGATCCTCGAGCGGACGCCGCCGGCGACCTACTGGGTCGTGATGGACGAGGCGGCGCTGCGGCGGCCGGTCGGTGGGCGTGCCGCCATGCAGGGGCAGCTCAAGCACCTGCTCGAGGTGGGGCAGCGCCCGAACATCACCATTCAGGTGATGCCGCTGCGGCGGGGGACGCACACCGCAGATGGTGGTGCGTTCAGCATGCTGCGGTTCGCTGATCCCGATATTCCCGACATCGTGTATGTGGAGCAGCTGGTGAGCGCCCTCTACATGGACAAGCCGGAACATGTGGAACGCTACCGCCAGGCGATGGAACGGTTGACGGTGGCTGCGTTGTCACCCGCCGACACCACCGACTTCTTCTCGAAGCTCCTCAAGGCCACCTGAGCGACTCCCCGGCCGGGCACCGGAACAGGCATCCTTGCCACGTGCCGCCACTGCTGACCGAGGCCGAATACAAGGCGACGATGGGATCCCAGCCGATCAGCTTGGGTCTTGACGAAGAACCGCCCTTCGACTTCTGGCCCTACTGCGACTCCATCGCACCGGAGGACCTCGGCGACCACGACTTCTCAGCCGGGATAGTCGCGTATGTCTTCGACATGCCGGGCCGCGGATGTCAGCACGTCGCCGTCGCGTGTGAAACACCCAACGTGTTCCTCGTCCTCGTCCTCGACCTGAACGCCTCGTCCGTCCTGGGCCATCACTTACTCGATCTCAACCGGCTCTACGGACTCGCCTGAGCGGGTCTGGCTCAACGAGGAACCTCACACCAGCACCCACACCAAGCCGCCGACCGCGCCCAGGAATGCGAACGCGAGCAGACGCCAATCTTTCAGGAAGAACGTCGTGGCGCCGAGTAGCCCCCCAACCAGCATGAGCAGGTTGCCCGCGAGGTCCGCGCGGCTGTCGAACAGTGCGAACAGGCCGAGGAGGCCGAGGAGGACGCAGGCCCCTGCGACCGACCACCGAAAGTTCCTTCGGGCGACCCACTGCCACTGCTGAACCTCGACGCGGTAATCCTCGACCGCCCGCCGGCGTTCCTCGTCGGATACCTCACGTCGGGCCATGCCGGCACGGTATCAACGAGCATCACGGTCTCTCAGGCCTAGAAGTTGAACATCGGTTCCCCGACGGTGGTTGGCTGCCAGTACGCGATCCCGGATCTCTCGGCGGGGCCGAGGGCGTCAAGGTTTGCGCTTGATAGCGGCGTGCTGAGTTGCCCGACGGTCAGGATTTCCAGCTCTGAGACTCGGCTGATGGCGGCTGCGAGGCGGGGATGATCGACAAAGGTCACCCGCATGTCGGACGGTTCGCGGGGCCCGGCGAACGCGTCGCTCCGGCTGGCACCTTCATGGCCGAATTCTCCGCGGTGGGCCCTGAGACGCAGAAGAGCCGGTCCCTCGCTCCGAGGAAACCGGCTCTGACCTCCTGGTCTATCTGGTGGGCGATACTGGGTTTGAACCAGTGACCTCTTCCGTGTCAAGGAAGCGCGCTCCCACTGCGCCAATCGCCCTCGCTTTAGTGCGAGGTGGAGACGGGATTTGAACCCGTGTAGACGGCTTTGCAGGCCGTTGCCTCGCCTCTCGGCCACTCCACCGAGGTTTTCCCTCGACGTGCCGAGCGGACGACGGGACTCGAACCCGCGACCCTCACCTTGGCAAGGTGATGCGCTACCAACTGCGCTACGTCCGCATGTCGCCTTGTTGTTCCTGGCGACGGATGTGAACTTTAGCCGAGCGCCCCGGCAACTGCCAACTCGGGGTACCCCTGGCGCGTCGTCGCGGCCAAGCGGGCAAAACGGGCACCGGGAAACCGGGTGACACGGTGGGGAGAATCGGGGTGTGACCGAGCATCGCTTCTACGGTGACCTCGCACCCTGGTGGCCGCTGATCTCCCCGGCCGAGCAATACGCCGAGGAGGCCGCCTTCGCGGCAACCCTGCTGGGCGATGACACCCGCACCGTGCTCGAGTTGGGGAGCGGCGGCGGGCACATGGCCGTACACCTGAAGAAGCAGTTTGAGATCACGCTTGTTGACCTTGCGCCGGGCATGCTGGAGCAGTCCCGGAAGATCAACCCGGAGCTGCCGCATCACCAGGGCGATATGCGCGACGTGCGGCTAGGTCGGACCTTTGACGCCGTGTTCATCCATGACGCGATCGGCTACATGATCACCGAGGATGATCTCCGGCGGGCGCTCGAGACCGCGGCGGTGCATGCCAGCAAGGTCGTGATCATTCCGGACGCGACCACGGAGATCTTCGAGCCCGACACCGACCACGGCGGCGTCGACGGCGATGACGGGCGGGCCGCCCGCTACCTGAGCTGGACCTACGCGGGCGACGGCAACACGGTCAAAACCGACTACGCGTTCCTACTGCGCGAAGCCGACGCCGGCGCCGGCACTGACGTGACCGTGGCGCATGAGACACACGTCAACGGGCTGTTCCCGCGCGACACCTGGCTGCGGCTGCTGCGGCAACAGGGGTTCAAGACAGCGGATGCGGTCACCGAGGAGACCTCGGATGGCCGCACCCCGCGCATCTGTTTCGTGGCAAGAAAAACGGACTAACCCTGGCGGCCGCTCCAGCGCGGGTTCTTCCGGTTGAGCACCATGATCCGGTTGCGTCGCCGGACGACCTTCGCGCCTGGCTTGCGGCGGAGGGAGCGGAGCGAAGTGCGTACCTTCATGATCAAAGCCTTTCTCTCGCGTGCCTCCAGCGCAACGCAACGACCACTCTGCGCATTCCCGATAGCAATTGCAGTTCGGTTCTTGCAAGGCATCGATAAACTTCTTGCGTAGGTCTGCCGCAGACCGTACGGTGAGACACCAACCGGACCACTGCGGCTGAGCCTCCGGCAGTCCGCATCAAGGGGCCCCTCTCCTGCGCTTGCACAGCCCGGGAAGGGGCCCCGCCGGTAAACTCGATCAGTTGTGACCGCTGGTCGGGAGGGGCATGTCAAGAGGCTCGCGACACGGAAGGTCGGGCGCGGTTGCTCGACCCACGGCCAAGGCACGCCGGATCGCGACCGAGAGCGTGCGGATCACCGGTGACCTGCTGGCCCCCGCCGACCCCGCCGACATCGCACCCACCGCCTCCCGCACCCGCCGCTTCTGGGCCCGCGTACGCGGCCAGGAGCCCATTCCCGGCCTACGGACGATCAAGGTGGCGCTCGCCACGGTCCTGGCGTTCCTGCTGGCCGAGCCCTTGGCGTCGACCGACCCACCGATCGTCGCCGCGCTGACCGCCCTGCTCGTCGTCCAGGTCAGCCCGATCAAGAGCATCCGCTCGGGTTGGGAACGGATCGGCAGCGTGCTCGCTGGCGTACTCGTCGCCGTCGTGCTATCCAGCGTCTTCGGTCTGCACTGGTGGAGCCTTGGCGTGACAGTCGTGGCATCCATGACAATTGCCTACGCGCTCCGGCTCGGTGACCACGCGCTCGAAGTGCCGATCTCAGCGATGCTCGTGCTCGCCGTCGCCGGCAACACCGACGTCGGCATGGAAAGGATCTACGAAACCTTCATCGGCGCCGGCGTAGCGGTCGTGGTGAGCGTGGCGCTGCCGAGGGTCTACGTCCAACCCGCCGGCGACGCGATCGGCAAACTCGCCGCGGAGATCGGTAAACAGTTGCGCGACATGGCGGGCTGGCTGCAAACGGACTGGACCGCCGACCGCGCCAACGACAGCCTGCGCCGCGCCCGCAACATCGAGCAACTGATCAACACCGCCCGCAAGGCCCTCACGCAAGCGGAAGACAGCGTGCGCCTCAACCCGCGCGCCATGCGTACCGCGCACATCCCGGTCACCATGCGCCCCGGCCTCACCGCGCTGGAGTTCTGCACGATCTCGCTGCGCGGCGTATCCCGCGCCCTCCTCGACCGCCGCTCCGGCGACTGCGCGCCACACCCGCCCGGCCAGTGGGTCACGCTGAGCCTGTCCCGCCTGCTCGACGCGATCGCCGACGCGGTCCTGGCGTTCGGCGTGGTGATCGCCTCCGACGTGAACGCGCCCCCGCCAAGCCCCGAACCGCTCCGCCACGCACTACGCCGCGCCCGCTTCCTCCGCGACGAGGCCACCTTCCAACTCCAGGAAGACGCCAAAACGGAGCCCGCAATCTGGCGCGTCAACGGCGCGCTGGTCGGCCACCTGGACCGCTTGATCAACGACCTCGATCCAGACACGGAGTCGGTCTCGCCGGCGATCACCCGCCCGCGCCCCGAGCCGGTCAAGCCGTTGCGCCGCTTCACGCCGGCGGTCATCCGGCAGCAGCTCGACGACGGCGCGCGGTCTATCCGCCGGCGCATCCGGCGATAACCCCGATCGATCAGATTTGCGCGCGTCCGTCGGGGGCGCGACCGCTTGCTCCCGCGCGCAACGGGCCGGTCCCTGGCGGGCCCGGCCCTGCCCGGTCCGCGGTCGCAAGACCGGTCGCGGGTCGGCGTCGGCCAGGAGTCGCGGTGGCCCAGGGCCGGGCTGGTTTGCCGCGGCCAGTCGGTCGGGTGAGTGCTGTTGGCGGTGGCCCGGGGCGGGGCAGTTTGCCGCGGCCCGGTCGGTCGGGTGAGTGCGGTGGCGGTTGGTCCGGGGCGGGGCCGGTGTGCCGCGGCTTGGTCGGTCCGCTGAGTGCTGGTGGCGGTTGGCCCGGGGTGAGGCCGGCGTGCCGCGCGGCGGTCGGTCGGGTGAGTGCTGGTGGGGCGGCCTGGGGCGGGGGCCGGTGGGCGCGCCGCGGTCGGTCAGGCGAGTGCTGGTGAGGTGGCCTGAGGCGGAGCCGGGGTGTCGCGGCCCGGTCGGTCGGGTTAGTGCTTGTGGCGGTTGGTCCGGTGCGGGGCCGGTGTGCCGCGGCTGGTCGGTCCGCTGAGTGCTGGTGGCGGTTGGCCCGGGGTGAGGCCCGCGTGCCGCGCGGCGGTCGGTTAGGCGATTCCTGGTCGTGGTGGCCCGGTGCGGGGCCGGTGTGCCGCGCGGCGGTCGGTCGGGTGAGTGTTTGTGGGGTGGCCTGGGGCGGGGCCGGCGTGCCGCGCGGTGGTCTGTCAGCGATTCCTGGTGGCGGTGGCCCGGGGCGAGGTCGGCGTGCCGCTGCGGCCGTCCGGCGACTGCTGGTCGTGGTGGCCAGGGACGAGGCTGGCTTGCCGCGCCTGGCCCCAGTCGAGCGACCGCTGGTCGCGGTCGAGGTGCGCGACCACGCCGCCCGGCTGCTTCGGGCCACCGGCCGGTGATCGTGTGCAGCTGGTCGACACGGGCAGGCCCCGTCTGCTTGATCGTGTGCAGCTCATCTGCAAGCAGCGCGGCGTGTCGTGCAGCCCTGGCACACATGATCTTGGGAAGGGGTCGGGATCTTGCAGATCTCGTGCACCTGATCGAGAGCGTCCGGCGCTCACCCGATCGAGGCGATCCGGCGCTGGCCGGGGTTACGGCCGGCTGGCGACGGGCTTGGCGGAAGGCCTTCGCAGGTCGTGGCGGCCGTGCCTCGATCCGGGGCAGCACACGTGGGGAGTTGATCTTTCTTTTCCCACGTGTGCTGCCCCAGACCGGCCGCTTGCCCCCTCGCCTCGGCCCGCATCGCCCCGCTGGTCCGCACGGGGCGAAGACCGAGCGGCCAGCATTCGCGCGGCAGGCCTCGGGTTTCGCCCAAAAGCCGATCATCACGTGCCGGCTGGTCGACGTCGGCACCCGCCCCGTGCTTCCCGCGTACGTTGAACATCGTCTATCTTTATGTCGCCAGTTGGACGTTTGGGGCCAGCAGGATCCGACGTGTCCCTCCACTCCGGACGCGGGAGACGCAGACATGCGCGTAAGAAGTAGGTTCCTGGCCGTGGGCCTGGCCGTCACGCTGGCGGCGGCATCGCTGACAGTGGCCACGCCGGCCAGCGCTGCCGTCAGTCGGGCCGAGCTCGCCCTTCGTTGGGCGCCGATCCACTACCAGGATGTCGACGCCACCGGGAGTCACGCGCTCGGTGGCAAGGCCGACCACATCACTGCGGTTGACTTCGATGGCAACCTCAACGGGCGCGACAACTGGGATCATGCCGGTGCGTCGGTCGCCGCGCACGCCTACTACTCCGTTGTCGAGACCAGCACTCACTGGTATCTGACCTACCTCTTCTTCCACCCGCGGGACTGGGTCGACCACCCGTTCTTCGAGACCGAGCACGAGAACGACGCCGAGGGTGTGTTGCTTGCCGTCGAGCGCGACGGGTCCACCTACGGCGCGCTGCGCGGGGCGGTGACGGTCGCGCACAGTGACTTCTTTTCCTACGCGCCGGCCGGTAGCACCTGGACCAGTGGCCGCGAAAGCATCGACGGGACCTTGCGGCTGGCCACGTCGCCGCATGACGGGTTCAGTCACCCGGTGACCGCCCAGGAAGCCAAAGGGCACGGGCTGAAAGCCCATCCACAGTACGACATCAACGGTGACGGCCTCGTCTACTATCCGTCCACAGTGGCCGAGTCGCCGAGCAACGGTGACGACCGCGACGTGCAATACAAGCTGGTCGACATCTTCGCCGCCGGTGGCCTGTGGGCGCAGCGGGCCAACGCCAGTCTCTTCGCCAGCCTGGGTACGTTCGCCGGCGACACCACCGGTGGGTGCGGCTCCGGGACGTTCGGCTGCTCGGCCAACTCGGCCAATGCGCCGTGGGGCTGGGACGACGGCAACGACCTGCCCGGCCGCGGCGAGATTGCCAGCGACCCGGCCAAGCTGTCGGCCGAATACTTCACGATCCCCGGTGGCGTGTCGCGCGCCTACACCTACAACCCCTACAGCGGTGCGGCCGCGGCGCTGAAGGAAGCCGCCCGCACGGCACCGCCCACGGTCGACTGACGGTTAGCCGCAGTAGCCATGGTCGGCCACCGTAAGATGGTCGACCATGGCTACCTGGCAGGAGTTCGTCGACGAAGCGCCGCAGATCGCCGAGATCTTTCAACGGAGGCACGCCGCCACCGGCAAGTTGTGCATGCTCGGCACCATCCGGGCCGATGGTTCGCCACGGATCAGCCCGATCGAGCCGCGGGTTTTCGAGGGCCGGCTGACCCTCGTCGGGATGCCCAACACCACGAAGTTCCGCGACCTCGGCCGTGACCCGCGGTTCTGCCTGCACACGGCCACTGTGGACCCGCAGGTCGGCGATGGTGACGTGAAGCTGTTCGGTTCCGTCTACCACGATCCCGACCGGGCGATGCACCAGCGGTTCGCCGACGACGTCTTCGCCGAGATCGGCCTCGACCTGCGCGGCCAGGAGTTCGACCCGTTCTACGTGGCCGAGTTGCACAGCGCGTCGGCGGTCACCTACAACGACGCCCAGCTCGTCGTCACCATCTGGAAGCCGGGCCAGGGCGAGCGCGCGGTCGCCAAGTCCTGAAGCGCAGCCCGCCCGTCACGCCGCGTTCCACACCGGAGGCGCGTAACCGGCCGGCTTGTCGCCGATGCCCAGCCCGGGGCTGACGATCCACGACTGGTATTCAGGCGTGAACATCCCATACGGCAGGCCGAGCGCCGGCTTGCTGGCCTCGTCGAGCCGGGCGCGCAACTCCGCCGGAATCTCGAAGTCGAGCGCGGCGAGGTTGCTGTCGAGCTGCGCGGGCCGGCTGGCGCCGACGATCACCGAGCCGACCGCCGGTTGGGTGGCCGCCCAGTTGATCGCGACCTGGGCCATGCTGCGGCCGAGTTCGCCGGCCACCTGGTCGAGTTCCTTGACCACCCGCCACTCGCGCTCGCCGACGGGGCGCTGCCCGTCGAGGGCCAGCCGACCGTCGCCGGCCACCCCGTCGCCGCTCGGGCGGTATTTGCCGGTGAGCAGGCCGCCGCCGATCGGGCTCCACGCGGTCAGGCCCAGGCCGAGGGACTGTGCCATCGACACGTACTCGGCCTCGATGTCGCGGGCCACCAGCGAGTAGGGGAGTTGCACCGTGATCATCGGGGTGAGCGCGTGCGCTTCGGCGAAGGTCTGGGCGCGGGCGGCGTACCAGGCGGGCACGTCGGAAAGCCCCGCGTAGCGGATCTTGCCGGCGCGCACGAGGTCGTCGAAGGTCCGCACGACCTCCTCGACGGGAGTGATCCGGTCCCACGTGTGCAGCAGGTAGAGGTCGAGATAGTCGGTGCCGAGCCGGCGCAGCGACGCCTCGACGGCACGGATCATGTGCTTGCGCCCGTTGCCGCCGGCGTTCGGGTCCGCCGGATCGACCGTGTTGGTGAACTTACTGGTCAACACCAGGCGATCGCGTACGCCGCCCGCGGCCATCAGCTTTCCGAGGATGATCTCGCTCTGCCCGGCGGTGTAGAAGTCGGCGGTATCGATCAGGTTGCCGCCCGCCTCCACGTAGCGCCGAAAGATCGGCTCGGCCTCCGCCTCGGTCTTGCCGTATGCAGCGTGGAAGCCGTCAACGCCGAAGTTCATCGTGCCGAGCGCCAGCCGGCTCACCCGCAGCCCGGAGCGCCCCAACAGGTAGTAGTTCATGGCGCCAACCGTGCTTCGAGAAAAATGGACCCGCAAGTCCAGAAATCACCGGCGCAGGCTGGCGATCCCGATGTCGAGCGCGGCTTCGAGGTGCCCGATGTTGCCGGTGGCGAGCATCACCATCACCCCACCCTGAATGCCGGCGAGCAGAGCGGCGGCCGACCGGTCGGCGTCGAGGGCCGGGTCGATCTCGCCGATGCCCTGCATGTGCCGGATCCCGGCGGCGATCTCGCCCTGCCACTGTGCGATCAGCTCGGAGACCACCGCCTGCGCGCCGGGGGAGTTGCGGCCGAGTTGGGCGGTGAGGCCGCTGAGTGGGCAGTCGCAGCCCTGGGCCAGATAGCGGGCGACGACCCGGTCACGCCAGGCCTGCCAGGCGGGCCAGGAGGTGAGAGCGCCAAGTTGCGGCTGCTGGTCGCTCAGGACGCGGTCGGCCTCCTGCTGGGCGACCGCCAGCAGCAACTGGTCTTTGCCCTCGGGGAAGTAGTGGAAGAGCTGGCTCTTGCTGGTCCCGGTGCGGGCACGCACGTCGTCGAGAGTGGTGGCGGCAATGCCCCGCTCGCGGATCTCGGCCGCAGCGCCCTCGACGATCCGCTGCCGGGTCGCGGCACCCTTGCGGGTCAAGGTCCGCTCCGCACCCATTGGACTCACCGGTCCACTCTATCTCGGGCCCTGCCGGGGAGCGGCTCGCAGCGTGGCGTTCGCTGGGTCGTTGCTCACCATGATGTGTCATCGGGCTGGCGACCCACCCGATGATGCCAGGCGTCGATGAGAGATGTGGATCATGCGCTGGTGGACCCATGAGTCATCTCGACAGCTTGTCTCCGCACTGCCTGTCGCACTCTCCTTGCTGGTTCCCGGCGATCCGCTGGTGCGGGTGGTCGCCGGCTGGGACATCTACGCCGCCTGCTACATCGTGCTCACCTGGCTCGCCTACCGCAGGCGCGAACCGTCGGCCTTGCGGGCGCTGGCACTCGCGTCGAGGCGCCGGCGACTGGCCGACCGGCTGCTGGCCATCAGCCCGGAGCAGATCTCCCAGGGAGCGGCAGGTGTCGCGCTGATCGCCACGGTGATCGCGATGCCGCAGGCGCGGCGGCTGGGCACCTCGCCCTCCCTGGTGCTCGGGATCTGCATCTTCGCGGTGGTCAGCTGCTGGCTGATCCTGCAGATCGGCTTCGCCATCACCTATCTGGGCCTGTGGGCGGAGGAAGGCGGGCTGACCTTCCCGGGCGACCACGAGCCGGGAGTGGTCGATTTCCTCTATTTCGCGGGCGGGGTCGGCACCACCTTCGGTGCGACGGACGTCGTCGTCACCCAGCAGCGGGTGCGGCGCCGGGTGCTCGTGCACAGCGTGTTGGCCTTCTGCTTCAACACCCTCGTTCTCGCTGTCGCCGTCACGATCCTGACCACCTACATCCCCACGTCGTGACGGCATTCGGCTACGGATTCGGTGGGCCGAGGTAAGGGAACTGGGGCAGCATGTCGTCGTGTGGGCGCAGGCCCGTCGGGCCGATGCGGCCGTTGGTCAGCCACGCGAAGCGCATGCTGAAGACGTCGTCCGTCAGCTTGCGGCCGTTGGGGTAGGCGGCGGGCCTGGTGCGGTCGTAGCGCAGGATGTCGGGCAGGTCCTGCATCGCCGCCGTTTTGGCGTCTTCCGGCGAATAGCCGCCGTCTTCCAGCACCTTCGACCACGGGCCCAGGTAGTTGGCCACGTCGTCGGACGGCTGGCGGGCGTTGTAGAGGTTCTTCTGCCCGTCGGGGTTGATGAACGGGTTGATCGTCGGGTTGCCGCCACGGTCCATCTGTTCCAGCTTGCCGTTGTTGCGGCGGCTGATCGTCGCCCAGATGCCGATGGTCGGGTCCGGCCCGAGCATCTCGCTCGGCACCTCGAGCGCGATGCAGTCGACGTTGTTGCCCGCGAAGTCGTCGTGGCCCGTCCAGGTGAGGTCGTGCAGGGCGCCCTCGACGTCGGCGAAGAACGGGTCGCTGCGCAGGCCCAGGAACAGGCGGATCTGGTCGGCCTCGACCGGCTTGACCGCGCCGTCGAAGGTGACCGGGACCGAATCGGCCAGCACCGAACCCGCGGGCTCGGGCTGGCGGGCGTCGGCGCCGGTGGCATACCAGGCCGTGCCGGTCTGCTGGCCGTTCTCGTAGTCGGAGAAGACGAACGTGAACGCCACGTCGCCCTGGGTGTCGCCGTCACTGTCCACATTGATGCGATAGACGGCGCCGGGGTAGAACTCCGGGCCCTGGTGTTGCTCGGGGATCGGCGGCGGTGCGCCGGTCGGGTTGGCGTCCATGATGAGCACGGTCTTGTCGGGGTTGCTGGACGACGTGAACGCGTAGACGTCGGTCAGGTCCAGGCGCCGGTCGTCGCCGGGGAACTTGAGGTTGTCAGCGCTGAAGTGGTTCGACATTCTCAGCCGATTCCCGTCGCCGGGGAAACTAACCGCGAACCCGGGCTGTGGCGGGCGGGGCCGCTGTTAACGGGCGTACTACCGTGACCTGGTGCAGGCGAAGGTGATTGTGCTCAACGGCGGTTCCAGTTCCGGCAAGTCGGGCATCGCGCGGTGTCTTCAGGCCGTCTTGCCGGAGAGCTGGCTGGCGGTGGGGACCGACACGTTCGTCGAGATGTTGCCCGCGACCAAGGGTCTGATCGAGTTTCCGCCCGACGGGACGGTGGTGATCGCGCCAGAGTTCCGCGCGTTGGAAGCCGCCTGGCGCGACGGCGTAGCCGCGATGGCGCGGCAAGGCGCCCGGGTCATCGTCGACGAGGTCTTTCTCGGTGGGGCAGACTCGCAGAACGAGTGGCGGCGGGCGTTGGGCGACCTGCCCGTCCTCTGGGTCGGCGTCAGGTGCGACGGCGCGGTCGCGGCCGGTCGGGAGACCGCCCGCGGCGATCGGGTCGCCGGCATGGCCCTGGATCAGGCCGAGATCGTCCATCGGGGGGTCGGCTACGACCTCGAGGTCGACACGACCCACACCGAGGCGATGGAGTGCGCCCGGGCCATCGCGGCCCGGGCGCAACAAACTAGCTGACCGCGCAGCGTTTGCCGTTGAGGCTGATGTTGGGTGGGATCCCGTTGGCCACATTGTCGAAGCTGGCGTTGAAGCCCACCCCCGACAGGGTCGCACCCGGTGCGAGCGTCGCGTTCCAACTCGCGTTCCGCACCGTCGCGGACGGGCCGCTCTGGCTGAACGTGCCGTTCCAACCCTGGGTGACGTTCTGGCCGTTGGCGAACTGCCACTGCACCGTCCACCCGTTCACCGGCGCGCTCGTCAGGTTGGTGATGCCGAGATCGACCTGGAAGTTGCCGGTCCAGGTGGTCGCGACGGAGTAGGTGACCCGGCACGTCGCCGCGGGCAGGTCGTCGTCGGGCACCAGGAAGACGTTCGGGTTGATGTCGGCGGCCGGTGTGTCGGTGTTGCGGGCGATGACCTGGGCCAGCGTGGTGTGGTAGTCGATGCCGTATTGACCCCGGATCCAGGACAGCCCCATGTCGTTGCCGTAGAAGAACCGGTCGCCGTCGCGGAGGGCCTGGAACTGGCGGGTCCAGATGGCCCGTTGCAGCTCGCCGAACTCGCTGCCGGCCACGTGTGGCTCGGCGATCATGCCGACAAACGCATCGACATTGTCAACATTGCC
This genomic interval from Asanoa ferruginea contains the following:
- a CDS encoding class I SAM-dependent methyltransferase — translated: MTEHRFYGDLAPWWPLISPAEQYAEEAAFAATLLGDDTRTVLELGSGGGHMAVHLKKQFEITLVDLAPGMLEQSRKINPELPHHQGDMRDVRLGRTFDAVFIHDAIGYMITEDDLRRALETAAVHASKVVIIPDATTEIFEPDTDHGGVDGDDGRAARYLSWTYAGDGNTVKTDYAFLLREADAGAGTDVTVAHETHVNGLFPRDTWLRLLRQQGFKTADAVTEETSDGRTPRICFVARKTD
- a CDS encoding 50S ribosomal protein L36, with product MKVRTSLRSLRRKPGAKVVRRRNRIMVLNRKNPRWSGRQG
- a CDS encoding FUSC family protein, with protein sequence MRITGDLLAPADPADIAPTASRTRRFWARVRGQEPIPGLRTIKVALATVLAFLLAEPLASTDPPIVAALTALLVVQVSPIKSIRSGWERIGSVLAGVLVAVVLSSVFGLHWWSLGVTVVASMTIAYALRLGDHALEVPISAMLVLAVAGNTDVGMERIYETFIGAGVAVVVSVALPRVYVQPAGDAIGKLAAEIGKQLRDMAGWLQTDWTADRANDSLRRARNIEQLINTARKALTQAEDSVRLNPRAMRTAHIPVTMRPGLTALEFCTISLRGVSRALLDRRSGDCAPHPPGQWVTLSLSRLLDAIADAVLAFGVVIASDVNAPPPSPEPLRHALRRARFLRDEATFQLQEDAKTEPAIWRVNGALVGHLDRLINDLDPDTESVSPAITRPRPEPVKPLRRFTPAVIRQQLDDGARSIRRRIRR
- the cpt gene encoding chloramphenicol phosphotransferase CPT, which encodes MQAKVIVLNGGSSSGKSGIARCLQAVLPESWLAVGTDTFVEMLPATKGLIEFPPDGTVVIAPEFRALEAAWRDGVAAMARQGARVIVDEVFLGGADSQNEWRRALGDLPVLWVGVRCDGAVAAGRETARGDRVAGMALDQAEIVHRGVGYDLEVDTTHTEAMECARAIAARAQQTS
- a CDS encoding TetR/AcrR family transcriptional regulator, which gives rise to MGAERTLTRKGAATRQRIVEGAAAEIRERGIAATTLDDVRARTGTSKSQLFHYFPEGKDQLLLAVAQQEADRVLSDQQPQLGALTSWPAWQAWRDRVVARYLAQGCDCPLSGLTAQLGRNSPGAQAVVSELIAQWQGEIAAGIRHMQGIGEIDPALDADRSAAALLAGIQGGVMVMLATGNIGHLEAALDIGIASLRR
- a CDS encoding pyridoxamine 5'-phosphate oxidase family protein yields the protein MATWQEFVDEAPQIAEIFQRRHAATGKLCMLGTIRADGSPRISPIEPRVFEGRLTLVGMPNTTKFRDLGRDPRFCLHTATVDPQVGDGDVKLFGSVYHDPDRAMHQRFADDVFAEIGLDLRGQEFDPFYVAELHSASAVTYNDAQLVVTIWKPGQGERAVAKS
- a CDS encoding DUF397 domain-containing protein, which gives rise to MKIENGVAATDLDGVTWQKSRYSGAQGDCVELARLTDGEIAVRNSRDPGGPALVFTPREITAMFAGVRDGEFDHLVD
- a CDS encoding DUF1345 domain-containing protein — protein: MRWWTHESSRQLVSALPVALSLLVPGDPLVRVVAGWDIYAACYIVLTWLAYRRREPSALRALALASRRRRLADRLLAISPEQISQGAAGVALIATVIAMPQARRLGTSPSLVLGICIFAVVSCWLILQIGFAITYLGLWAEEGGLTFPGDHEPGVVDFLYFAGGVGTTFGATDVVVTQQRVRRRVLVHSVLAFCFNTLVLAVAVTILTTYIPTS
- a CDS encoding aldo/keto reductase produces the protein MNYYLLGRSGLRVSRLALGTMNFGVDGFHAAYGKTEAEAEPIFRRYVEAGGNLIDTADFYTAGQSEIILGKLMAAGGVRDRLVLTSKFTNTVDPADPNAGGNGRKHMIRAVEASLRRLGTDYLDLYLLHTWDRITPVEEVVRTFDDLVRAGKIRYAGLSDVPAWYAARAQTFAEAHALTPMITVQLPYSLVARDIEAEYVSMAQSLGLGLTAWSPIGGGLLTGKYRPSGDGVAGDGRLALDGQRPVGEREWRVVKELDQVAGELGRSMAQVAINWAATQPAVGSVIVGASRPAQLDSNLAALDFEIPAELRARLDEASKPALGLPYGMFTPEYQSWIVSPGLGIGDKPAGYAPPVWNAA
- a CDS encoding helix-turn-helix domain-containing protein; translated protein: MTSPDVGPTARRIVVGAHLRRLREAAGVSREDAGYHVRGSASKISRMELGRVSFKERDVADLLTLYGVAEESQREPLLSLARDSRSDGWWHRYDDVLESWFGTYVGLEEAASTIRAYQVQFVPGLLQTADYTRGVVVSGLPDTPAAEVDRRVKLRLERQRILERTPPATYWVVMDEAALRRPVGGRAAMQGQLKHLLEVGQRPNITIQVMPLRRGTHTADGGAFSMLRFADPDIPDIVYVEQLVSALYMDKPEHVERYRQAMERLTVAALSPADTTDFFSKLLKAT
- a CDS encoding DUF4331 family protein, with the protein product MSNHFSADNLKFPGDDRRLDLTDVYAFTSSSNPDKTVLIMDANPTGAPPPIPEQHQGPEFYPGAVYRINVDSDGDTQGDVAFTFVFSDYENGQQTGTAWYATGADARQPEPAGSVLADSVPVTFDGAVKPVEADQIRLFLGLRSDPFFADVEGALHDLTWTGHDDFAGNNVDCIALEVPSEMLGPDPTIGIWATISRRNNGKLEQMDRGGNPTINPFINPDGQKNLYNARQPSDDVANYLGPWSKVLEDGGYSPEDAKTAAMQDLPDILRYDRTRPAAYPNGRKLTDDVFSMRFAWLTNGRIGPTGLRPHDDMLPQFPYLGPPNP